A stretch of Candidatus Vicinibacter affinis DNA encodes these proteins:
- a CDS encoding DUF2723 domain-containing protein yields MNSKINKVNLTGWLVFLITLTVYFFSVERTGSLWDCGEFVLGAYKLQVVHPPGAPLFLIIGRMFTWVADVLSDDPSKIAFAVNLMSGICSALAATFICWVTIIFGKISLYGRGRDEEASQDLGVMGAGLVAGLATAFATSVWFSAVEGEVYSMSTMFTTMTLWAAVKWYYLSNEPKNDRWLIFSLYSAGLSIGVHLLSLLAFPTIAILYYYKKWEKKSFLGFCVAGSVGVISIILFQALIVSGIPQLWSMFEMLCVNSFGLPFHSGLIPTVALLAYIFYYGLKKSKEKGNDLVYKLFLTGLLITISYTPVGVVLLRAMANPPINMNAPNDVVRLLPYINREQYGDRSLLKGPHFDAKPIDTKSTDRYGRVGSKYVVVDRKFDYVYSKRDQIFLPRIGHNDQGRVQLHRMWMDYLVDNKTGTPTMLYNLKFLWAYQFGWMYWRYFYWNFVGKENGEQGFFPWDKKDGHWLSGISAIDSQRLYNQSQLPRVIREDQSRNTYFFLPLIFGLLGVVFHARRDRNDFLALLVLWLITGLGLCFFNNSPPNEPRERDYVLVGSIFTFCIWIGLGVLFLVDLFRRQIKMSNTLSGVIATCVVLSAPVIMGMQNFDDHSRNGITAARDYAINILESCQPNSIIFTYGDNDTYPVWYAQEVEGIRRDVRVINLSLIAVDWYIESQRRKVNDSPPIKMSIPSEKYRGFLRNQIFYFNPAGEGAPDVEMSSGQFLKFIGEDHPISAGSGREFETFMPTKKVAIEYDPAKALSSGMIQPGDTSIVNRIPLSLNANYITKDDLAVLDIIHSNINDRPIYFSVTCQIEKLMGLEDYTSMEGLALRIVPVRTPSDRSMFIYGSGKMDVDKTYGALMNKFKWGNFDKQKLFVDHSYAPSVQGLRMMMMRLASLYEARGDKEKAAAVALRYFESFPNMNFQYDLRVMPFIQSLVSAGKLDDAKKHLRILATETADMMNFYNSLSAEELKSSFQQEKAYANSSVREIILRSSEFQDPEFEKEMKELLSKYDLAPVNN; encoded by the coding sequence ATGAATTCAAAGATTAATAAGGTCAATCTTACCGGATGGTTGGTATTTTTAATAACCCTCACAGTATATTTCTTTTCTGTAGAACGCACAGGTAGCCTTTGGGACTGCGGAGAGTTTGTTCTTGGAGCCTATAAATTGCAAGTTGTTCACCCACCCGGCGCACCCCTTTTTCTAATAATAGGCAGGATGTTTACCTGGGTAGCGGATGTATTATCGGATGATCCATCAAAAATTGCATTTGCAGTCAACCTGATGTCTGGAATTTGTTCTGCTTTGGCTGCAACATTTATATGTTGGGTTACCATCATATTTGGTAAAATTTCTTTATACGGAAGAGGTAGAGATGAGGAAGCTTCTCAAGATCTTGGAGTAATGGGTGCGGGTCTTGTAGCAGGACTTGCAACCGCTTTTGCCACATCGGTTTGGTTTTCAGCTGTAGAAGGTGAAGTTTATTCAATGTCTACGATGTTTACTACGATGACTCTTTGGGCTGCTGTAAAATGGTATTACCTTTCAAATGAGCCTAAAAATGATCGTTGGTTGATCTTTTCTCTATACAGTGCAGGACTTTCAATTGGAGTACACTTGCTTAGTTTATTGGCTTTTCCGACCATTGCGATTTTGTATTATTACAAGAAATGGGAAAAGAAAAGTTTCCTTGGCTTCTGTGTAGCCGGATCAGTGGGAGTTATAAGTATTATACTATTTCAAGCTCTAATTGTTTCAGGGATTCCTCAGCTATGGAGTATGTTTGAAATGTTGTGTGTAAATTCATTTGGTCTACCATTTCACTCTGGTTTAATTCCAACAGTTGCCTTGCTTGCCTATATTTTTTATTATGGATTGAAGAAGAGCAAAGAGAAAGGAAATGATTTGGTTTATAAATTATTTTTAACAGGTTTATTAATTACTATTTCTTATACCCCTGTTGGAGTGGTCTTGTTGCGCGCGATGGCTAATCCGCCGATCAATATGAATGCACCTAATGATGTAGTTAGGTTATTACCCTATATCAACAGAGAACAATATGGTGACAGATCTTTATTGAAAGGACCGCACTTTGATGCAAAACCAATTGATACAAAATCTACAGACCGATACGGACGCGTTGGAAGCAAATATGTAGTAGTGGATAGAAAATTTGATTATGTATATTCCAAGAGGGATCAAATTTTCTTACCTCGGATTGGTCATAATGATCAGGGAAGAGTGCAATTGCACAGGATGTGGATGGATTACCTGGTTGACAATAAAACTGGTACACCAACCATGCTTTATAATTTAAAATTCTTATGGGCTTATCAGTTTGGGTGGATGTATTGGAGATATTTTTATTGGAATTTTGTAGGAAAGGAAAACGGAGAGCAGGGATTTTTTCCGTGGGATAAGAAGGATGGACATTGGCTATCCGGAATTTCTGCAATAGACAGCCAACGATTATACAATCAATCACAGCTACCAAGGGTAATTCGCGAAGATCAGTCCCGTAACACTTATTTTTTCTTGCCCCTAATTTTTGGTCTCCTGGGTGTGGTATTTCATGCTCGTAGAGATCGTAATGATTTTTTAGCCCTGTTGGTATTGTGGTTGATAACAGGATTGGGGTTGTGTTTTTTTAATAATTCTCCGCCGAACGAGCCTAGGGAAAGAGATTACGTGTTGGTTGGTTCGATATTTACATTCTGTATCTGGATCGGATTAGGGGTGTTGTTTCTTGTTGATTTATTCAGGCGGCAAATAAAAATGTCTAATACTTTATCCGGTGTAATTGCAACCTGTGTTGTGCTATCTGCACCGGTTATAATGGGTATGCAGAATTTTGATGATCATTCAAGAAACGGAATTACCGCAGCCAGAGATTATGCAATTAATATTCTTGAATCTTGTCAGCCAAATTCCATCATTTTTACCTATGGCGACAACGATACTTATCCGGTTTGGTATGCGCAGGAAGTTGAAGGCATCAGAAGAGATGTACGAGTTATTAATTTAAGTTTGATTGCGGTAGATTGGTATATAGAATCTCAAAGAAGAAAAGTAAATGACTCTCCTCCAATAAAAATGTCCATTCCTTCAGAAAAGTATCGAGGATTTTTAAGAAATCAGATTTTCTATTTTAATCCTGCAGGAGAGGGAGCTCCAGATGTAGAAATGTCATCCGGCCAGTTTTTAAAATTCATCGGAGAAGATCATCCAATTTCAGCAGGCTCAGGACGTGAATTTGAAACTTTTATGCCAACCAAAAAAGTTGCCATTGAATATGATCCTGCCAAAGCATTATCCAGTGGGATGATTCAACCTGGAGATACAAGTATTGTGAATCGCATTCCACTTTCATTGAATGCAAATTACATTACCAAGGATGACCTTGCTGTATTGGACATCATTCATTCAAACATCAATGACAGGCCCATCTATTTCTCTGTGACTTGTCAAATTGAAAAATTAATGGGTTTGGAAGACTACACCAGTATGGAAGGTCTTGCACTTAGGATAGTTCCTGTTAGAACACCCAGTGACCGTAGCATGTTTATTTATGGTTCCGGTAAAATGGATGTAGATAAGACATATGGCGCACTCATGAATAAATTTAAATGGGGTAATTTTGATAAGCAAAAATTATTTGTAGATCATTCCTACGCACCAAGTGTACAGGGATTGCGAATGATGATGATGCGTCTTGCCTCTTTATATGAAGCAAGAGGAGATAAGGAAAAAGCAGCCGCTGTTGCTTTGAGATATTTTGAAAGTTTTCCAAATATGAATTTTCAGTATGATTTAAGAGTCATGCCTTTTATTCAAAGTTTGGTAAGCGCCGGAAAATTGGATGATGCAAAGAAACACTTAAGAATTTTGGCTACAGAGACAGCTGACATGATGAATTTTTACAATTCACTTTCTGCGGAAGAACTAAAATCGAGCTTCCAGCAGGAGAAAGCTTATGCAAATTCTTCGGTCAGAGAAATAATTTTGCGAAGCAGTGAATTCCAAGATCCGGAATTTGAAAAAGAAATGAAAGAATTGCTTTCCAAATATGACTTAGCACCGGTTAATAATTGA
- the rpiB gene encoding ribose 5-phosphate isomerase B yields the protein MSRVIAIGSDHAGFDLKNLLIKNLESKGYKVMDQGCFDMESVDYPDFGHLVSAAILNHVAELGIVICGSGNGIAMSANRHPGIRCALCWTPEIASLARSHNDANILSLPARFIDEQVALSIVETFLLKDFEGGRHQRRVDKIEIA from the coding sequence ATGTCCAGAGTAATTGCAATTGGATCTGATCATGCTGGTTTTGATTTAAAGAACTTACTGATAAAAAATCTTGAGTCCAAAGGATATAAGGTAATGGATCAAGGTTGTTTTGATATGGAATCTGTTGATTATCCTGATTTTGGTCATTTGGTAAGCGCAGCAATATTGAATCATGTTGCAGAATTGGGAATCGTTATTTGTGGTAGCGGAAACGGAATAGCCATGTCTGCCAATCGTCATCCTGGAATTAGATGTGCCTTATGCTGGACACCTGAAATTGCCAGTCTGGCAAGGTCTCACAACGATGCAAACATTTTGAGTTTGCCGGCAAGGTTTATTGATGAACAAGTAGCTCTATCTATTGTAGAAACTTTTCTTTTGAAGGATTTTGAAGGAGGAAGACATCAAAGGAGAGTAGATAAAATTGAGATTGCATGA
- a CDS encoding M28 family peptidase, producing MKSILLNLCLILVIFPGFAQKKFISSVHFPDTTKKIIRDEISVLSEVIKASELKPILEFLASDSCEGRELGTRGNDRAAEYLASKFNDYGIQKIGNKGDYFQQVGFKWISWKNINVEINGFPYKNIWDFVSLPTDNEDLNFNLNEIVFLGYGIESSQYNDYKNVNVKDKVILIYNGEPFSKKGLSYVNGKTTASIWSESLELKLMAAKKNGVKCVFIIEDKFKELVDAKRALMLSPTVLLDKDETAKNQLCNSIHLSSSMAVKLLGKSLKKAISTRDKIQSKGKPRHFNIKQIVKIEQEREIGSVTGRNIMGYIEGTDKKNEILILTAHYDHIGMRGKDVFNGADDNASGSSTLTQIARAFQVAKNSGKGPRRSVLCLLLTGEEKGLLGSMYYVGNPRFPLQQTIADINMDMVGRIDEKYKPNGKYIYVIGSDRLSSELHLVNEKVNNDYSHLIMDYTYNGENDPNKYYYRSDHYNFAEKGIPAIFFFNGTHEDYHRIGDDAWKIDYNKMELIGRHIFILAWELANRDHKISRDNN from the coding sequence ATGAAATCCATTTTATTAAACCTCTGTTTAATATTAGTAATTTTTCCGGGTTTTGCACAAAAGAAATTTATAAGTTCTGTTCATTTTCCGGATACCACAAAAAAAATTATCAGAGATGAAATTTCGGTTTTATCTGAAGTAATCAAGGCTTCAGAATTGAAACCAATTTTAGAATTTCTTGCCTCAGATTCTTGTGAGGGTAGAGAACTTGGCACCAGAGGCAACGACAGGGCAGCAGAATACCTGGCTTCTAAATTCAATGATTATGGAATCCAAAAGATAGGGAATAAGGGAGATTATTTTCAACAAGTAGGTTTTAAATGGATTTCCTGGAAAAACATTAATGTAGAAATTAATGGATTCCCGTATAAAAATATTTGGGATTTTGTCAGTTTGCCAACTGACAATGAAGATTTAAATTTTAATCTGAATGAAATAGTTTTCCTTGGCTATGGTATTGAATCTTCTCAATACAACGATTACAAAAATGTCAATGTAAAAGATAAAGTGATACTTATTTATAATGGCGAGCCATTTTCAAAAAAAGGATTGAGTTATGTGAATGGAAAAACCACAGCATCTATTTGGTCAGAGAGTTTGGAACTGAAATTGATGGCTGCTAAAAAAAATGGCGTCAAATGTGTATTCATTATAGAAGACAAATTCAAGGAATTAGTGGATGCAAAGAGAGCACTTATGCTATCTCCTACTGTATTATTGGATAAAGATGAAACTGCAAAAAATCAATTGTGTAATTCAATTCATCTGTCATCATCAATGGCTGTAAAGTTGTTGGGGAAATCACTAAAAAAGGCAATTTCTACCAGAGATAAAATTCAATCAAAAGGCAAACCACGACATTTTAACATAAAGCAAATTGTAAAGATCGAACAGGAAAGGGAGATTGGATCGGTGACTGGTCGTAACATTATGGGGTATATAGAGGGCACAGATAAGAAAAATGAAATTTTGATTCTTACAGCTCATTACGATCATATTGGGATGAGAGGTAAGGATGTTTTTAATGGCGCAGATGACAATGCCTCCGGGTCTTCCACACTGACCCAGATTGCACGGGCATTTCAAGTCGCAAAAAACAGTGGAAAAGGCCCCAGAAGATCTGTCTTGTGTCTACTGCTTACTGGGGAGGAGAAAGGTCTGTTGGGCAGTATGTATTATGTTGGCAATCCAAGATTTCCACTACAGCAAACAATTGCTGATATCAATATGGATATGGTGGGTAGGATAGATGAAAAGTATAAACCTAATGGAAAGTATATTTATGTAATAGGTTCTGATAGATTAAGCAGTGAGTTACATCTAGTAAATGAAAAAGTTAATAATGATTACAGTCATCTGATAATGGATTACACTTATAATGGTGAGAATGATCCCAACAAATATTATTATCGGTCGGATCATTATAATTTTGCTGAAAAGGGAATACCTGCCATTTTTTTCTTTAATGGCACGCATGAGGATTATCACCGGATAGGAGACGATGCCTGGAAAATTGATTATAATAAGATGGAACTCATTGGAAGACACATCTTTATTCTAGCCTGGGAATTAGCAAACCGGGATCACAAAATTTCACGGGACAACAATTAA
- a CDS encoding peptide MFS transporter, which yields MNAETKQSHPKGLWVLFGTEMWERFNFYGMRTILTLFIVNALAMSKEESSIIYGGFLGLCYLTPMLGGFISDRFLGNRYCIMLGGLLMAIGQLLLFTSANIFDTNLELARTVLYVALGVIILGNGFFKPNISSMVGSLYPRGEKNKLDTAFTIFYMGINIGAFLGQFICPIVGDVVDVNGTRDVFAFKWGFLAAACAMVIGTLTFFLLKDKYVKTPEGRPIGDLPSRNISSDFEEGEATKATFTQTSILIAFGVFSVLGFVFHYFFGQNYIYSLIYASGLTLAGLILSDKSLTKVETDRILVIYIVSFFVIFFWAAFEQAGSSLTFIADNQTDRNFLGWNMPPSMVQIFNGIFVVMLAIPFSMLWDKLRAHDKEPISPMKQAIGLALIALSYFIIAHNVKDLGNDGLLAIKWLILLYLIQTLGELCLSPIGLSLVGKLAPKRFASLLFGVFFLSNASGYALAGTLGAILPATGEQYTKATSLGIDLKAILDKTVTPTAEQLQLLATNKISDHYPVFAGFTIHSLYEFFMVFVVLCGIAALLLFSLTPRLKKMMHGVN from the coding sequence ATGAATGCAGAAACAAAACAAAGCCACCCGAAGGGATTATGGGTCCTGTTTGGTACAGAGATGTGGGAAAGATTCAACTTTTATGGCATGCGGACCATACTCACTCTTTTTATTGTAAATGCTTTAGCCATGTCAAAAGAAGAGTCTTCAATTATTTATGGAGGCTTTCTGGGATTGTGTTATTTGACACCGATGCTCGGCGGCTTTATTTCAGATAGATTTCTGGGAAATCGTTATTGCATCATGTTAGGTGGTCTATTGATGGCAATTGGACAATTATTACTTTTTACCAGTGCAAATATATTTGATACCAATTTGGAATTGGCGAGAACTGTTTTATATGTTGCTCTTGGAGTTATTATTTTGGGAAATGGTTTTTTCAAACCAAACATATCGAGTATGGTTGGTAGTCTCTATCCAAGAGGAGAAAAGAATAAATTAGACACAGCCTTTACCATATTTTATATGGGAATTAATATTGGTGCTTTTTTAGGTCAATTTATTTGCCCAATCGTAGGTGATGTAGTGGATGTAAATGGAACAAGAGACGTGTTTGCTTTTAAGTGGGGATTCTTAGCTGCTGCCTGTGCGATGGTAATTGGAACGCTGACTTTTTTCCTTTTAAAAGACAAGTATGTGAAAACACCTGAGGGAAGACCGATTGGTGATTTACCATCGAGAAACATCAGCTCAGATTTTGAAGAAGGTGAAGCAACTAAAGCGACATTTACTCAGACCTCTATACTTATTGCCTTTGGTGTTTTTTCCGTTTTGGGGTTTGTTTTCCATTATTTCTTTGGACAGAATTATATATATTCATTAATTTACGCCAGTGGTCTTACATTGGCTGGTTTAATCTTAAGTGATAAATCACTTACAAAAGTGGAAACAGATAGGATTCTGGTAATTTATATTGTATCTTTTTTTGTTATTTTCTTTTGGGCTGCTTTTGAGCAGGCAGGATCATCTCTGACTTTTATTGCCGATAATCAAACGGATAGAAATTTTCTTGGATGGAACATGCCTCCATCTATGGTACAGATTTTTAATGGGATTTTCGTAGTGATGTTAGCCATACCATTCAGTATGTTATGGGATAAATTAAGGGCTCATGATAAAGAACCTATTTCGCCCATGAAACAAGCAATTGGTCTTGCGCTCATTGCCTTAAGTTATTTCATAATTGCACACAATGTTAAAGATCTGGGCAACGATGGTTTATTGGCAATAAAATGGTTGATACTACTTTATTTGATTCAAACTTTAGGAGAACTTTGTCTTTCACCAATTGGATTATCGCTCGTAGGAAAATTAGCACCTAAAAGATTTGCCTCGTTATTATTTGGTGTTTTCTTTTTGTCAAACGCTTCGGGTTATGCACTTGCAGGAACACTGGGTGCAATATTACCTGCTACCGGTGAACAATACACCAAAGCAACTTCATTGGGAATAGACTTAAAGGCAATCTTGGATAAAACAGTTACTCCAACCGCTGAACAATTACAATTACTTGCAACCAATAAGATTAGCGATCATTATCCAGTTTTTGCAGGATTTACCATCCATAGTTTGTATGAATTTTTTATGGTATTTGTGGTCCTTTGTGGTATAGCGGCATTACTACTATTCTCATTGACACCAAGGTTAAAAAAGATGATGCATGGTGTTAATTAA
- a CDS encoding peptide MFS transporter — MNQIQDRKHPKALPFLFFSEMWERFGYYLMIGIFTLYLKDVKEGFGMTEAEASDLYGTFIALVFLTPFLGGLLADRYFGYRKSIIFGGILMAIGYCMMFFHSLPILYIAMTMVIVGNGFFKPNISTLLGNVYNKAEYIDRKDEGYNIFYMGINIGAFICNFFGAALYTMLGWGYAFLAAGVGMVIGVIVFIVGTRHYKDADVIKGVREGEMSFTRILFLILFPSLIAGILGWLINGVTTDSNPGGNIFGSDSTDAFIFACIPVLYFYFSLWKKATLEDKRPIAALLAIFLVVILFWAVFKQNGSALNTWADRYTNREVTGTTEKVFLALKQAKPLEYKLDSIAKYDELFRIQKVSGVIVKEYNYPVYFRNVPKEKLPEEGSKISLWITSLSQSINPGWVIILTPLVVAFFTFLRRKNREPNTTTKIAYGLLISALAVLVMVAAVKSGANGTEKVSVWWLIASYGVITVGELFLSPMGLSLVSKLSPAHITSLMMGGWFLATSIGNKLSGVLASSWDGYTDKSVYFLVNFGLLGAAALIGFIMLRWLNGIMKEKNIH, encoded by the coding sequence ATGAATCAAATTCAAGATCGAAAACATCCAAAAGCTCTTCCTTTTCTATTCTTTAGTGAAATGTGGGAAAGGTTTGGATACTATCTCATGATTGGGATCTTTACTTTGTATTTAAAAGATGTAAAGGAGGGATTTGGAATGACAGAGGCTGAAGCTTCCGATCTCTATGGTACTTTTATTGCTTTGGTGTTTCTTACACCTTTTCTTGGAGGATTGTTAGCAGATAGGTATTTCGGGTATAGAAAATCAATAATATTTGGTGGAATATTGATGGCCATTGGATATTGCATGATGTTTTTCCATTCATTACCCATTTTGTATATAGCCATGACAATGGTTATTGTTGGAAATGGTTTTTTTAAACCTAATATTTCTACTTTATTGGGAAATGTTTATAACAAGGCGGAGTATATTGATCGAAAGGATGAAGGTTATAATATTTTTTACATGGGAATTAATATTGGAGCTTTTATTTGCAATTTTTTTGGAGCTGCTTTGTACACTATGTTGGGTTGGGGTTATGCTTTCCTTGCTGCAGGAGTGGGAATGGTTATTGGTGTAATTGTATTTATTGTTGGGACCAGACATTATAAAGATGCTGATGTAATTAAAGGAGTAAGAGAAGGAGAAATGAGTTTTACGAGGATACTTTTCTTAATTTTATTTCCAAGCTTGATCGCTGGTATTTTAGGTTGGTTGATCAATGGTGTGACTACGGACAGCAATCCAGGCGGAAATATTTTTGGTAGTGACAGTACCGATGCTTTTATTTTTGCATGCATTCCGGTTTTGTACTTTTATTTTTCATTGTGGAAAAAAGCAACTTTGGAAGATAAACGCCCCATTGCTGCATTGTTGGCCATTTTTTTGGTTGTCATATTATTTTGGGCAGTCTTTAAGCAAAATGGATCAGCTTTAAATACATGGGCGGATCGATATACTAACAGAGAAGTTACAGGTACAACTGAAAAAGTATTTCTTGCATTGAAACAGGCAAAACCATTGGAATACAAACTTGATTCCATTGCAAAATATGATGAACTGTTTCGAATACAAAAGGTATCCGGGGTAATCGTCAAAGAGTATAATTACCCAGTCTATTTTAGAAATGTCCCAAAAGAAAAGCTTCCGGAAGAAGGCTCTAAAATTAGCCTTTGGATTACCAGTTTAAGCCAATCTATTAATCCAGGTTGGGTCATTATTCTTACCCCCTTGGTTGTTGCTTTCTTTACATTTCTCAGAAGGAAAAACAGGGAACCAAATACCACTACAAAAATTGCTTATGGATTATTAATATCTGCATTAGCCGTTTTGGTTATGGTGGCTGCAGTAAAATCTGGTGCCAACGGCACTGAGAAGGTAAGTGTTTGGTGGTTGATAGCCAGTTATGGAGTGATCACGGTAGGTGAATTATTTTTAAGTCCAATGGGATTATCACTGGTATCCAAGTTAAGCCCGGCACACATCACCAGTTTGATGATGGGTGGATGGTTTTTAGCTACAAGTATTGGTAATAAACTTTCCGGGGTATTAGCCAGCAGTTGGGATGGATATACCGACAAATCGGTTTATTTTCTTGTAAATTTTGGATTACTGGGTGCTGCTGCTCTAATTGGTTTTATAATGCTTCGATGGCTTAATGGAATCATGAAAGAAAAAAATATTCATTAA
- a CDS encoding aconitate hydratase, translating to MSQPFDFDLLKNHYENFSNKVKSARSILGRPLSLSEKILYGHLHPESPIQEYARGKDYVFFAPDRVAMQDATAQMALLQFMTCGKSKTAVPSTVHCDHLILAKDGADQDLKTSNIENSEVFDFLKSISTKYGIGFWKPGAGIIHQIVLENYAFPGGMMIGTDSHTPNAGGLGMVAIGVGGADAVDVMAGMPWELKMPKLIGVKLTGALSGWTSAKDVILKVAGILTVKGGTGAIVEYFGDGAKSLSCTGKGTICNMGAEIGATTSTFGYDESMAKYLKATGRATVADLCDKIASDLTGDPECYASPEKYFDQVIHIDLSSLEPHVNGPYTPDLAWPISEFAKAVKDNGYPEKLEVGLIGSCTNSSYEDLSRAASLARQAVEKKLKVKSEFTVTPGSEQIRYTIDRDGLLNDFEKMGGVVLANACGPCIGQWARHNANPSKKNSIITSFNRNFSKRNDGNANTHAFVASPEIVTALAIAGTLNFNPLTDTLENEEGVWVRLDPPVGHELPPKGFDVEDAGYVAPAENGHEIQININPSSKRLQILTPFEPIKSDQLRGMRVLIKAKGKCTTDHISMAGPWLEFRGHLENISNNCLIGATNYFNGEANKVLNLYNNEYMGVPDSARVYKAQGISTVVVGEENYGEGSSREHAAMEPRHLGVKAVIVKSFARIHETNLKKQGMLALTFAQPSDYDLIRQDDLLEIKGYESMTPGKQLELVLVHADGQKDNILLNHTYNQQQIEWLVEGSALNKIRKELV from the coding sequence ATGTCACAACCATTTGATTTTGATCTCTTAAAAAATCATTATGAAAACTTTAGCAATAAAGTTAAATCAGCAAGATCCATTTTAGGCAGACCATTAAGTCTGAGTGAGAAAATTCTTTATGGACATCTTCATCCAGAATCCCCTATTCAAGAATATGCAAGGGGAAAAGATTATGTCTTTTTTGCCCCAGATAGGGTTGCCATGCAAGATGCAACGGCGCAAATGGCTCTGCTTCAATTTATGACTTGTGGAAAATCGAAAACTGCTGTACCTAGCACAGTACATTGTGACCACTTAATTTTGGCAAAAGATGGGGCAGACCAAGATCTTAAAACTTCCAATATTGAAAATTCGGAGGTTTTTGATTTTTTGAAAAGCATTTCAACAAAATATGGAATTGGTTTTTGGAAACCCGGTGCCGGAATAATCCATCAAATTGTACTTGAAAATTATGCTTTTCCTGGAGGAATGATGATTGGTACCGATTCGCATACTCCAAATGCCGGAGGACTTGGCATGGTGGCAATAGGGGTAGGAGGAGCAGATGCCGTAGATGTTATGGCCGGTATGCCTTGGGAACTCAAAATGCCTAAACTCATTGGAGTAAAGCTAACTGGCGCGCTGAGTGGTTGGACTTCTGCAAAGGATGTAATTCTTAAAGTAGCCGGTATTCTGACAGTAAAAGGCGGTACAGGAGCAATTGTTGAATACTTTGGTGATGGGGCCAAATCACTTTCCTGTACAGGGAAGGGAACTATTTGTAATATGGGAGCTGAGATCGGAGCCACCACCTCCACTTTTGGTTATGATGAGTCAATGGCAAAATATCTTAAAGCAACAGGTAGAGCAACCGTCGCTGACCTTTGTGATAAAATTGCAAGTGATTTAACCGGTGATCCTGAATGTTATGCTTCACCAGAAAAATATTTTGACCAGGTTATTCATATAGATCTTTCTTCACTCGAACCGCATGTAAATGGACCTTATACACCGGATTTGGCCTGGCCTATTTCCGAATTTGCAAAAGCAGTGAAGGATAATGGTTATCCCGAAAAGCTTGAGGTTGGGCTGATAGGATCATGCACTAATTCTTCTTATGAAGATTTATCCCGAGCAGCTTCATTAGCTCGTCAGGCTGTTGAAAAGAAACTAAAAGTTAAATCCGAATTTACTGTGACACCCGGATCTGAACAGATCCGTTATACCATAGACCGTGATGGATTGCTAAATGATTTTGAAAAAATGGGTGGTGTTGTCCTTGCAAATGCTTGCGGTCCTTGCATTGGACAATGGGCCAGACACAATGCAAATCCATCAAAAAAGAATTCCATCATCACCTCTTTCAATAGAAACTTTTCAAAAAGAAACGATGGAAATGCCAATACTCATGCATTTGTGGCTTCTCCGGAAATTGTAACAGCGCTGGCCATCGCAGGTACATTAAATTTTAATCCACTGACAGATACATTAGAAAATGAAGAAGGTGTGTGGGTGCGCCTAGACCCACCAGTTGGGCACGAATTGCCACCTAAAGGCTTTGATGTGGAAGATGCTGGATATGTTGCCCCTGCAGAAAATGGACATGAAATTCAAATCAACATTAATCCCTCCAGTAAACGACTTCAAATCCTAACCCCATTTGAACCCATTAAATCTGATCAGTTAAGGGGAATGCGTGTACTCATTAAGGCAAAAGGAAAATGCACCACTGACCATATCTCAATGGCAGGACCTTGGCTTGAATTCAGAGGCCATTTGGAAAATATCTCGAATAACTGTCTCATAGGTGCAACAAACTATTTCAATGGCGAAGCAAATAAAGTGTTGAATCTTTATAATAATGAATACATGGGGGTCCCTGATTCCGCCCGGGTATATAAAGCTCAAGGGATAAGTACGGTTGTAGTAGGAGAGGAAAACTATGGTGAAGGTTCTTCAAGAGAACACGCAGCTATGGAACCAAGACATCTTGGCGTTAAAGCCGTAATTGTAAAATCGTTTGCAAGAATTCATGAAACCAATTTGAAAAAACAAGGAATGCTCGCCTTAACTTTTGCTCAGCCTTCGGACTATGATTTAATCCGGCAGGATGATTTATTGGAAATTAAAGGTTACGAAAGCATGACGCCTGGGAAGCAATTGGAGTTGGTATTGGTGCATGCGGATGGACAAAAAGACAACATTTTATTAAATCATACCTATAACCAGCAACAGATAGAATGGCTGGTTGAAGGATCCGCATTGAATAAAATTAGGAAAGAACTTGTCTGA